The following coding sequences lie in one Longimicrobiaceae bacterium genomic window:
- a CDS encoding FtsQ-type POTRA domain-containing protein, protein MRKRALAGIGLAAVVAAAGGSSPWWAPRVLPRIPGFAAERVEVAGTRLLAPHDVLAASGIRMGESLWTDPSGWEAALRRHPAIAAAVVERRLPHTLRIQVTEKRPAALVEGATLVPVTADGEVLPLDPARVPVDLPLARGRSERGRDGRVKDAGMRTVLAETQRISDLDPALAARISEVRAGRPGELRLTLSNPDAEVVVPVGAQSDRLLRLDAALADVSHRLASLGGRPSTPVSVDLRFEDQVVVRMPQAAPAAPAPVPAPAAAAPAPPSALR, encoded by the coding sequence CGGCATCGGCCTCGCCGCAGTGGTCGCCGCCGCGGGCGGGTCGTCGCCGTGGTGGGCGCCGCGGGTGCTGCCGCGCATCCCCGGCTTCGCTGCCGAGCGGGTGGAGGTGGCCGGCACGCGCCTCCTCGCCCCGCACGACGTGCTCGCCGCCTCGGGCATCCGCATGGGCGAGAGCCTGTGGACGGACCCCAGCGGGTGGGAGGCCGCTCTTCGGCGCCACCCCGCCATCGCCGCCGCCGTCGTGGAGCGCCGCCTGCCGCACACCCTGCGCATCCAGGTGACCGAGAAGCGCCCCGCCGCCCTCGTCGAAGGCGCCACGCTCGTCCCCGTCACCGCCGACGGCGAGGTGCTTCCGCTGGACCCGGCGCGCGTCCCGGTCGACCTCCCCCTGGCCCGCGGCCGGTCGGAGCGAGGCCGCGACGGGCGGGTGAAGGACGCGGGGATGCGCACCGTGCTGGCCGAGACGCAGCGCATCTCCGACCTGGACCCGGCGCTCGCCGCCCGCATCTCGGAAGTCCGCGCCGGCCGCCCCGGCGAGCTGCGGCTGACGCTGTCGAATCCCGACGCCGAGGTCGTCGTCCCCGTCGGCGCGCAGTCCGACCGCCTGCTCCGGCTCGACGCCGCGCTGGCGGACGTCTCGCACCGCCTCGCGTCCCTCGGCGGCAGGCCGTCCACGCCGGTGAGCGTGGACCTTCGCTTCGAGGACCAGGTCGTGGTCCGCATGCCCCAGGCCGCCCCGGCGGCACCCGCGCCCGTACCGGCCCCGGCCGCCGCGGCGCCCGCACCTCCATCCGCGCTCCGCTAG
- the ftsA gene encoding cell division protein FtsA: protein MRQTLVAGLDIGSSKTAAVIAEVSGDSPHRAQVKILGVGQSKTGGIRREVVTDIEATTESVRKAVKEAELMAGVTVDRLYTGIAGEHIHAWPSTGVVAVGKDGEIRSGDVDRVHEVARAVVIPGDRELLHAIPQEYIVDSQNGIRDPVGMAGTRLEAEVFIVTGSTSSSQNIRKSVSRAGYQVAELVLEPIASSMAVLSDDEKEIGTALVDLGGGTTDVVIFHERKIRHLASLPWGGSTVSNDLAKGLSLPYAEAVRAKERFGSARTDLVDPKETIEIPGAAAGQTRRIARELLAHIIEQRMDEILGLVAAELDRSGFASRLGGGIVLTGGGASMHGIAELAERAFAAPVRIGVPGEGLVGLADSVRRPKFATAAGLAMYGSRRMLQDLPEGGSASGGGSVNGVIKWMRDWLTDFF, encoded by the coding sequence ATGCGTCAAACTCTGGTTGCCGGGCTGGACATCGGGTCGAGCAAGACCGCCGCGGTCATCGCGGAGGTCTCGGGCGACTCGCCCCACCGCGCGCAGGTCAAGATCCTGGGCGTCGGCCAGTCCAAGACCGGCGGCATCCGCCGCGAGGTGGTGACCGACATCGAGGCCACCACCGAGTCGGTGCGCAAGGCGGTCAAGGAAGCCGAGCTGATGGCGGGCGTCACCGTGGACCGGCTCTACACCGGCATCGCGGGCGAGCACATCCACGCCTGGCCGTCCACCGGCGTCGTCGCCGTGGGCAAGGATGGCGAGATCCGCAGCGGCGACGTGGACCGCGTGCACGAGGTTGCCCGCGCCGTGGTCATCCCCGGCGACCGCGAGCTGCTGCACGCCATCCCGCAGGAGTACATCGTCGACTCGCAGAACGGTATCCGCGATCCAGTCGGGATGGCGGGCACGCGCCTAGAGGCCGAGGTCTTCATCGTCACCGGCAGCACCTCGTCGTCGCAGAACATCCGCAAGTCGGTGTCGCGCGCCGGCTACCAGGTCGCCGAGCTGGTGCTGGAGCCCATCGCTTCTTCGATGGCCGTATTGTCGGACGACGAGAAGGAGATCGGCACCGCGCTGGTGGACCTGGGCGGCGGCACGACCGACGTGGTGATCTTCCACGAGCGCAAGATCCGCCACCTCGCCTCGCTCCCCTGGGGCGGGTCGACCGTGAGCAACGACCTCGCGAAGGGCCTCTCGCTGCCGTACGCGGAAGCCGTTCGCGCCAAGGAGCGCTTCGGCTCGGCGCGGACGGACCTGGTCGACCCCAAGGAGACCATCGAGATCCCCGGCGCCGCCGCCGGGCAGACGCGGCGCATCGCCCGCGAGCTGCTGGCGCACATCATCGAGCAGCGCATGGACGAGATCCTGGGCCTCGTCGCGGCCGAGCTGGACCGCAGCGGCTTCGCCTCGCGCCTGGGCGGCGGAATCGTGCTCACCGGCGGCGGCGCGAGCATGCACGGGATCGCCGAGCTGGCCGAGCGCGCCTTCGCGGCTCCCGTGCGCATCGGCGTACCGGGCGAGGGCCTCGTGGGGCTTGCAGATTCGGTGCGCAGGCCCAAGTTTGCCACGGCTGCCGGGCTGGCCATGTACGGCTCCCGGCGCATGCTCCAGGACCTTCCCGAAGGGGGCTCCGCTTCCGGCGGCGGCTCCGTCAACGGCGTCATAAAGTGGATGCGCGACTGGCTCACGGACTTCTTCTGA